A portion of the Streptomyces erythrochromogenes genome contains these proteins:
- a CDS encoding glutamine synthetase family protein: MDKQQEFVLRTLEERDIRFVRLWFTDVLGFLKSVAVAPAELEQAFDEGIGFDGSAIEGFARVYESDMIAKPDPGTFQILPWRAEAPGTARMFCDILMPDGSPSFADPRYVLKRILAKTSDLGFTFYTHPEIEFFLLKDKPLDGTRPVPADNSGYFDHTPQNVGMDFRRQAITMLESMGISVEFSHHEGAPGQQEIDLRYADALSTADNIMTFRLVMKQVALEQGVQATFMPKPFSEYPGSGMHTHLSLFEGDRNAFYESGAEYQLSKVGRSFIAGLLRHAAETAAVTNQWVNSYKRIWGGSSRSAGAGGEAPSYICWGHNNRSALIRVPMYKPGKTGSSRVEVRSIDSGANPYLTYAVLLAAGLKGIEEGYELPAGADDDVWALSDAERRAMGIEPLPQNLGEAISLMERSELVAETLGEHVFDFFLRNKKQEWEEYRSEVTAFELRKNLPVL; the protein is encoded by the coding sequence ATGGACAAGCAGCAGGAATTCGTCCTCCGGACGCTTGAGGAGCGCGACATCCGCTTCGTGCGCCTGTGGTTCACCGACGTACTGGGCTTCCTCAAGTCCGTCGCGGTCGCCCCCGCGGAGCTGGAGCAGGCCTTCGACGAGGGCATCGGCTTCGACGGCTCCGCCATCGAGGGCTTCGCACGGGTCTACGAGTCCGACATGATCGCCAAGCCGGATCCGGGCACGTTCCAGATACTGCCGTGGCGCGCCGAGGCCCCCGGGACCGCCCGGATGTTCTGCGACATCCTCATGCCGGACGGCTCCCCGTCCTTCGCGGACCCGCGCTACGTCCTCAAGCGCATCCTCGCCAAGACCTCCGACCTGGGCTTCACCTTCTACACCCACCCGGAGATCGAGTTCTTCCTGCTGAAGGACAAGCCGCTGGACGGCACCCGCCCGGTCCCGGCCGACAACTCCGGCTACTTCGACCACACCCCGCAGAACGTGGGCATGGACTTCCGCCGCCAGGCGATCACCATGCTCGAATCGATGGGCATCTCGGTGGAGTTCAGCCACCACGAGGGCGCCCCGGGGCAGCAGGAGATCGACCTGCGCTACGCCGACGCCCTCTCGACGGCCGACAACATCATGACCTTCCGCCTGGTCATGAAGCAGGTCGCGCTGGAGCAGGGCGTCCAGGCCACCTTCATGCCGAAGCCGTTCTCGGAGTACCCGGGCTCGGGCATGCACACCCACCTCTCCCTCTTCGAGGGCGACCGCAACGCCTTCTACGAGTCGGGCGCCGAGTACCAGCTCTCGAAGGTGGGCCGCTCCTTCATCGCGGGCCTGCTGCGGCACGCCGCCGAGACGGCCGCGGTCACCAACCAGTGGGTCAATTCCTACAAGCGCATCTGGGGCGGCTCCTCGCGCAGCGCCGGCGCGGGCGGCGAGGCCCCCTCGTACATCTGCTGGGGCCACAACAACCGCTCGGCCCTGATCCGCGTCCCGATGTACAAGCCGGGCAAGACGGGCTCCTCCCGCGTCGAGGTCCGCTCGATCGACTCGGGCGCCAACCCGTACCTCACGTACGCGGTCCTCCTGGCGGCCGGCCTCAAGGGCATCGAGGAGGGCTACGAACTCCCGGCGGGCGCCGACGACGACGTCTGGGCCCTCTCCGACGCCGAACGCCGCGCGATGGGCATCGAACCCCTCCCGCAGAACCTCGGCGAGGCCATCTCCCTGATGGAACGCAGCGAACTGGTCGCCGAAACCCTCGGCGAGCACGTCTTCGACTTCTTCCTCCGCAACAAGAAGCAGGAGTGGGAGGAGTACCGCTCGGAGGTCACGGCCTTCGAACTCCGCAAGAACCTCCCGGTGCTGTAA
- a CDS encoding DUF4352 domain-containing protein, producing MTTPPNPPSTPSGPPTEPAGTPVPDTAPIPAPAQPLSLEKTPAASAEPAAEPAPEAPEAPEAPATPVAADAPAAPETPAAEPAPAPSAFAPPTPAPAGPAAPFGAPAAPFGVPGAPGGPTDPWGQPVPGYGSAPYGGYPQAAETNGLAVATLIVGGFGVVLAFVPFLFWLGGILAVTGVGLGIGAIVRANKGAPNKSMAVIGTVLAGAGILASVGGFFLTVSVIERTTDRIEAGIDDEDLDLDGLYPSSEPWPSGSGSASASPSQVPGLTSALQFGETYTYPNGVKVSLSKPTKYEPKGIIAREQVKNAVQITITITNGSTAPHEVIYAVPNVRDDKGMTAEMVFDSGGGSTVPKMVKGSILPGESASGVVAFEIPEGTKSITADIAAGTLLDDVKYAGPIG from the coding sequence ATGACCACCCCGCCGAACCCGCCCAGCACCCCCTCCGGCCCGCCGACGGAACCGGCGGGCACGCCCGTTCCCGACACGGCCCCGATACCGGCGCCCGCCCAGCCCCTCTCGCTCGAGAAGACCCCGGCCGCCTCCGCCGAACCCGCCGCCGAGCCGGCCCCGGAGGCCCCGGAGGCCCCGGAGGCCCCTGCCACTCCGGTGGCGGCGGACGCGCCCGCCGCGCCCGAGACCCCCGCAGCCGAACCGGCCCCGGCCCCCTCGGCGTTCGCCCCGCCCACGCCGGCGCCCGCCGGCCCGGCCGCGCCGTTCGGCGCCCCGGCCGCGCCGTTCGGCGTCCCGGGGGCGCCCGGCGGCCCCACCGACCCGTGGGGGCAGCCCGTTCCCGGCTACGGCTCCGCCCCCTACGGCGGCTACCCGCAGGCCGCCGAGACCAACGGCCTGGCCGTCGCCACCCTGATCGTCGGCGGTTTCGGCGTCGTCCTCGCCTTCGTTCCGTTCCTGTTCTGGCTCGGCGGCATCCTCGCCGTGACCGGCGTGGGCCTGGGCATCGGCGCCATCGTGCGCGCCAACAAGGGCGCCCCGAACAAGTCGATGGCCGTCATCGGCACCGTTCTCGCCGGTGCGGGCATCCTCGCCTCGGTCGGCGGCTTCTTCCTGACCGTCTCCGTCATCGAACGCACCACCGACCGCATCGAGGCGGGCATCGACGACGAGGACCTGGACCTCGACGGCCTGTACCCCAGCAGTGAGCCCTGGCCGTCCGGGTCCGGGTCGGCGTCGGCCTCGCCCTCCCAGGTCCCCGGCCTGACCAGCGCGCTGCAGTTCGGCGAGACCTACACCTACCCGAACGGGGTCAAGGTGAGCCTCTCGAAGCCGACGAAGTACGAGCCGAAGGGCATCATCGCCCGCGAGCAGGTCAAGAACGCGGTCCAGATCACCATCACCATCACCAACGGCTCGACCGCGCCGCACGAGGTCATCTACGCCGTGCCCAACGTCCGCGACGACAAGGGCATGACCGCCGAGATGGTCTTCGACAGCGGCGGCGGCAGCACCGTCCCGAAGATGGTGAAGGGATCGATCCTGCCGGGCGAATCCGCCAGCGGCGTCGTGGCGTTCGAGATCCCCGAGGGCACCAAGAGCATCACCGCGGACATCGCCGCCGGAACCCTGCTCGACGACGTGAAGTACGCCGGCCCCATCGGCTGA
- a CDS encoding DUF3105 domain-containing protein, with protein sequence MRRVEKARERRNKAIAITVSSAVVVGLVGFGAWVLIDQKQEEQRKAAAAEKLRKEAEEIRKKPVEGEKLWDVKNLGRNHVETPVKYEMNPPVGGDHHPRWMNCNGDVYKNPVPEVNAVHSLEHGAVWVTYNDKAAPADVDKLAATVGKTPYTLMSPVKEQAGTIVLSAWGKQLTVDQADDPRVAQFFTKYVQGEQTPEPGAACTSGVAGK encoded by the coding sequence ATGCGCCGCGTCGAGAAGGCCCGGGAGCGGCGCAACAAGGCGATCGCGATCACCGTCTCGTCGGCCGTCGTCGTCGGTCTCGTCGGTTTCGGGGCCTGGGTGCTGATCGACCAGAAGCAGGAGGAGCAGCGCAAGGCGGCTGCCGCGGAGAAGCTCCGCAAGGAGGCGGAGGAGATCCGCAAGAAGCCGGTCGAGGGCGAGAAGCTCTGGGACGTGAAGAACCTCGGCCGCAACCACGTCGAGACGCCGGTGAAGTACGAGATGAACCCGCCGGTCGGCGGTGACCACCACCCCCGCTGGATGAACTGCAACGGCGACGTCTACAAGAACCCGGTGCCCGAGGTGAACGCCGTCCACTCGCTGGAGCACGGCGCCGTCTGGGTGACGTACAACGACAAGGCCGCCCCGGCCGACGTGGACAAGCTCGCCGCGACCGTCGGCAAGACCCCGTACACGCTGATGAGCCCGGTCAAGGAGCAGGCCGGCACGATCGTGCTCAGCGCGTGGGGCAAGCAGCTGACCGTGGACCAGGCGGACGACCCGCGGGTGGCGCAGTTCTTCACCAAGTACGTGCAGGGTGAGCAGACGCCGGAGCCGGGCGCGGCCTGCACGAGCGGGGTGGCCGGCAAGTGA
- a CDS encoding endonuclease/exonuclease/phosphatase family protein, whose product MAQAYRTESGNGGSEHEHSEPRFRRRLAELSRDPGIWRRGLVLAATAVLLSLVMIFHAELPNDVGNLGSLTETFLPWLGLAVPLLVGGAVFRRSATALIAVLLPAVVWLNLFGGLVFDKSGTGGDLVVATHNVDADNPDPRGTAESVARSGADVLALTELKGSVVPVYEKALASAYKYHSVEGTVGLWSKYPLSGSAPVDIRMGWTRAMRATVATPQGEVAAFVAHLPSVRVKLNAGFTANQRDDSADALGAALAAEPLKKVLLLGDLNGTMNDRALSEVTSQMRSTQGAAGDGFGFSWPAQFPMARIDQIMVRGIRPEASWTLPRTGSDHLPVAARLTVNK is encoded by the coding sequence ATGGCACAGGCGTACAGGACGGAATCGGGGAACGGCGGCTCGGAGCACGAGCACTCCGAGCCCCGCTTCCGGCGCCGGCTGGCCGAACTGAGCAGGGACCCGGGCATCTGGCGGCGGGGCCTGGTCCTGGCCGCGACCGCCGTACTGCTGTCGCTGGTCATGATCTTCCACGCCGAGCTGCCCAACGACGTGGGCAACCTCGGCAGCCTCACCGAGACCTTCCTGCCCTGGCTGGGTCTGGCCGTTCCGCTTCTGGTGGGGGGCGCCGTCTTCCGCCGGTCGGCGACCGCGCTGATCGCGGTCCTGCTGCCCGCGGTGGTCTGGCTGAACCTCTTCGGCGGCCTGGTCTTCGACAAGTCCGGCACCGGCGGCGACCTCGTCGTGGCCACCCACAACGTCGACGCCGACAACCCCGACCCGCGCGGCACCGCCGAGTCGGTCGCCCGCTCCGGTGCCGACGTCCTGGCCCTCACCGAGCTCAAGGGCAGTGTCGTCCCCGTCTACGAGAAGGCGCTGGCGAGCGCCTACAAGTACCACTCGGTCGAGGGCACCGTCGGCCTGTGGAGCAAGTACCCGCTGAGCGGCAGCGCCCCCGTCGACATCCGGATGGGCTGGACCCGGGCCATGCGGGCCACCGTCGCCACCCCGCAGGGCGAGGTCGCGGCCTTCGTCGCCCACCTGCCCTCGGTCCGGGTCAAGCTGAACGCGGGCTTCACCGCCAACCAGCGCGACGACAGCGCCGACGCGCTGGGCGCCGCGCTCGCCGCCGAACCCCTGAAGAAGGTCCTCCTCCTCGGCGACCTGAACGGCACCATGAACGACCGCGCCCTGTCCGAGGTCACCTCGCAGATGCGCTCCACCCAGGGCGCGGCCGGCGACGGCTTCGGCTTCAGCTGGCCGGCGCAGTTCCCGATGGCCCGCATCGACCAGATCATGGTCCGCGGGATCCGGCCGGAGGCCTCCTGGACCCTGCCCCGCACGGGCAGCGACCACCTGCCGGTCGCCGCGCGGCTGACGGTGAACAAGTAG
- a CDS encoding multicopper oxidase family protein encodes MRCLPTRRSVFGAAAAAVGSGLLAACSGPAGTAGSPGSAADSRTGHGSMHHGGPKADGPEGYVDPAGPEVRAAEAARGATGPLTEVKVTATATTLDLGGGRTVRSWAYGDRLPGQEVRATAGGTLSLTLANNLPEATSLHWHGLALRNDMDGVPGLTQRDIAPGGSFAYKFAVTHPGTYWFHPHTGVQQDRGLYAPLIVEDPKEPLSYDKEWVVVLDDWIDGVDGATPDAVLAELRKGMSTQGAGAAHGRKYVFMGGESDVLGKDAGDVVYPHYLVNGRVPEDPSVFTARPGDRIRLRIVNAGGDTAFRIALGGHELTVTHTDGFPVEHATTRSLLLGMGERYDVLVTAQDGVFPLTALAEGKDGSALAVLRTGTGTAPTAATRPAELEARPLMAGALRAAGAAVLARREPDRTVRIRLTGSMTRYNWAFDGKPYTPDQRHPVKAGERVRLEFRNATPMWHPVHLHGHTFALGTEPGGARKDTAIVLPGGRLTADFDADNPGLWMAHCHNVYHSESGMMTVLGYQL; translated from the coding sequence TTGCGCTGTCTCCCCACCCGCCGCTCCGTATTCGGCGCCGCCGCTGCCGCCGTAGGCTCCGGGCTGCTCGCCGCCTGCTCCGGGCCCGCGGGCACCGCCGGCTCCCCGGGCTCCGCCGCGGACTCCCGCACGGGCCACGGCTCCATGCACCACGGCGGCCCGAAGGCCGACGGGCCCGAGGGGTACGTCGACCCGGCCGGTCCCGAGGTCCGGGCCGCCGAGGCAGCCCGCGGGGCCACCGGCCCGCTCACCGAGGTCAAGGTCACCGCCACCGCCACCACGCTCGACCTCGGCGGCGGGCGCACCGTGCGCTCCTGGGCGTACGGCGACCGGCTGCCGGGCCAGGAGGTCCGCGCCACCGCGGGCGGCACCCTCTCCCTCACCCTGGCCAACAACCTCCCCGAGGCCACCTCCCTGCACTGGCACGGCCTCGCGCTGCGCAACGACATGGACGGGGTCCCGGGGCTGACCCAGCGGGACATCGCCCCGGGCGGGTCCTTCGCGTACAAGTTCGCCGTCACGCATCCGGGGACGTACTGGTTCCACCCGCACACCGGGGTGCAGCAGGACCGCGGCCTGTACGCGCCGCTCATCGTCGAGGACCCGAAGGAGCCGCTGTCCTACGACAAGGAGTGGGTGGTGGTCCTCGACGACTGGATCGACGGGGTGGACGGGGCCACCCCGGATGCCGTCCTCGCCGAGCTCCGCAAAGGCATGAGCACGCAGGGCGCGGGCGCCGCCCACGGGCGCAAGTACGTCTTCATGGGCGGCGAGAGCGACGTCCTCGGCAAGGACGCGGGCGACGTCGTCTACCCGCACTACCTGGTCAACGGACGGGTCCCGGAGGACCCGTCCGTCTTCACCGCCCGCCCCGGGGACCGGATCCGGCTGCGCATCGTCAACGCCGGCGGGGACACCGCCTTCCGGATCGCCCTCGGCGGCCACGAACTGACGGTCACCCACACCGACGGCTTCCCGGTGGAGCACGCCACGACGCGCTCACTGCTGCTGGGCATGGGCGAGCGCTACGACGTCCTGGTCACCGCCCAGGACGGGGTGTTCCCGCTCACCGCGCTGGCGGAGGGCAAGGACGGGTCGGCGCTCGCGGTACTGCGCACCGGGACGGGCACGGCCCCCACGGCGGCGACCCGGCCGGCCGAGCTGGAGGCACGGCCGCTGATGGCGGGCGCGCTGCGGGCCGCCGGTGCGGCCGTACTGGCGCGGCGCGAGCCGGACCGTACGGTGCGGATCCGGCTGACGGGCTCCATGACCCGCTACAACTGGGCCTTCGACGGCAAGCCGTACACGCCGGACCAGCGGCATCCGGTCAAGGCGGGCGAGCGGGTCCGGCTGGAGTTCCGCAACGCGACCCCGATGTGGCATCCGGTGCACCTGCACGGGCACACCTTCGCGCTGGGCACGGAGCCCGGCGGGGCGCGCAAGGACACCGCGATCGTCCTGCCGGGCGGGCGGCTGACGGCGGACTTCGACGCCGACAACCCGGGGCTGTGGATGGCGCACTGCCACAACGTCTACCACTCGGAGTCCGGGATGATGACGGTGCTCGGCTACCAGCTCTAG
- a CDS encoding CBS domain-containing protein, which produces MTTAADIMHPGAQWIPAHETLDRAAELMARLNVGALPISDSEERLCGIITDRDIVVNCVAKGLDPSKMTCGDMAKGTPRWIDAGADVSAVLDEMESHQIKRLPVIKDKKLVGMISEADLAQHLSEDQLAGFVEKVYARR; this is translated from the coding sequence ATGACCACCGCCGCAGACATCATGCACCCCGGGGCCCAGTGGATCCCGGCGCACGAGACCCTCGACCGGGCCGCCGAGCTGATGGCCCGGCTCAATGTGGGTGCGCTGCCCATCAGCGACTCCGAAGAGCGGTTGTGCGGCATCATCACCGACCGCGACATCGTCGTGAACTGCGTGGCCAAGGGCCTGGACCCGTCGAAGATGACGTGCGGGGACATGGCCAAGGGCACGCCGCGCTGGATCGACGCCGGCGCGGACGTGTCCGCCGTGCTGGACGAGATGGAGAGCCACCAGATCAAGCGGCTGCCCGTGATCAAGGACAAGAAGCTGGTCGGCATGATCAGCGAGGCCGACCTGGCCCAGCACCTGTCCGAGGACCAGCTGGCGGGCTTCGTCGAGAAGGTCTACGCCCGGCGCTGA
- a CDS encoding DUF305 domain-containing protein, translating to MSRAIPRTYWVAGTAVLLALLFAAAATVAAAKGSGSPAPPAEPRTPGLHSADAGFARDMSVHHQQAVEMSFIVRDRTQDEAVRTLAYDIANTQANQRGMMLGWLDLWGLPKVVAGEPPMSWMGSSAGHGGHAGHGPAKPGALMPGMATKEELEQLGAASGRDAEVLFLQLMTDHHKGGVTMAEGCAQQCVTPVERELAQGMVDAQRSELTLMADMLKQRGATPRG from the coding sequence GTGAGCCGCGCGATACCCCGTACGTACTGGGTCGCGGGCACGGCCGTCCTGCTGGCGCTGCTGTTCGCGGCGGCGGCCACGGTCGCCGCCGCGAAGGGATCCGGTTCGCCGGCGCCTCCTGCGGAGCCCCGTACACCGGGGCTGCACTCCGCCGACGCCGGTTTCGCGCGGGACATGTCGGTCCATCACCAGCAGGCGGTGGAGATGTCCTTCATCGTGCGGGACCGCACCCAGGACGAGGCGGTGCGCACTCTCGCCTACGACATCGCCAACACCCAGGCGAACCAGCGGGGCATGATGCTCGGCTGGCTGGACCTGTGGGGGCTGCCGAAGGTGGTGGCCGGCGAGCCGCCGATGTCGTGGATGGGGAGCTCGGCGGGCCACGGCGGGCACGCCGGGCACGGCCCCGCCAAGCCCGGCGCGCTGATGCCCGGCATGGCCACCAAGGAGGAGCTGGAGCAGCTCGGGGCCGCCTCGGGGCGGGACGCGGAGGTGCTCTTCCTCCAGCTGATGACCGACCACCACAAGGGTGGCGTGACGATGGCCGAGGGGTGCGCGCAGCAGTGCGTGACCCCCGTCGAGCGGGAGCTGGCGCAGGGCATGGTCGACGCGCAGCGCTCGGAGCTCACCCTCATGGCGGACATGCTGAAGCAGCGCGGAGCCACACCGCGCGGCTGA
- a CDS encoding DUF998 domain-containing protein — protein sequence MSPYGLTPRTARPVALLIGLAAAAYTAWVLEVVLSTGLNPIETYVSELAAQDQPLGGLFRATDFTAGMLAFVGGLLALIRLLKYAESRRLWAVAGWAGVTLFGAATAADAWLPLSCTPTADPECAARETAGLVPATHQAHAVSSTLAMTGALVGLVALTVAARRYGWFAPLARYGPALVVLELLATAWTLSAIAMFTAGRGTWALGAGQRLQVLLVAIWLGLLAYSVHKERRT from the coding sequence ATGTCCCCATACGGACTCACTCCGCGCACCGCCCGGCCGGTCGCCCTCCTGATCGGCCTCGCCGCCGCGGCGTACACCGCGTGGGTGCTCGAAGTCGTCCTCTCCACGGGCCTCAACCCCATCGAGACGTACGTCAGCGAACTCGCCGCCCAGGACCAGCCGCTCGGCGGCCTCTTCCGGGCCACCGACTTCACCGCCGGGATGCTCGCCTTCGTCGGCGGCCTGCTGGCCCTCATACGGCTGCTGAAGTACGCCGAGTCCCGCCGCCTCTGGGCGGTCGCCGGCTGGGCCGGGGTCACCCTCTTCGGCGCGGCCACCGCGGCCGACGCCTGGCTCCCGCTGAGCTGCACGCCCACCGCGGACCCCGAATGCGCCGCCCGGGAGACCGCCGGGCTGGTCCCCGCCACCCACCAGGCCCATGCCGTCAGCAGCACCCTCGCCATGACCGGGGCCCTCGTCGGGCTCGTGGCCCTGACGGTCGCGGCCCGCCGCTACGGCTGGTTCGCCCCGCTCGCCCGCTACGGCCCCGCGCTGGTCGTCCTGGAACTGCTCGCCACCGCCTGGACCCTGTCCGCCATCGCGATGTTCACCGCCGGACGCGGTACCTGGGCGCTCGGCGCCGGTCAGCGGCTCCAGGTCCTGCTCGTGGCAATCTGGCTGGGCCTGCTCGCCTACTCCGTCCACAAGGAACGCCGCACGTGA
- a CDS encoding alpha/beta fold hydrolase encodes MTAHEPYEPSYSGGKGPGLFLNVDGTALQVVVEGRGPVCVLSAGLAMAWFDWDAVAALLVAEGCTVVRFDRPGHGLSAPATAPPTTAGEAHRIAGLLDALGHGGPAAAPVTVVGHSIAAFHTEGFARLYPERTAALVLLDASVEEDPRTVLPAALRTGAARVLGRAVTAAGLPAALGPAVRRATVRASRTGGGDPAAPDLVRRCYRTGRVWRGALLENSRYLDMAAELAALRRTRPLTAPTTVLAGHDGTSGRGALRWLARQADLADRLGARFEVAEPAGHLVMLDRPDQVARTVVETSEREREPERRDVY; translated from the coding sequence GTGACCGCGCACGAGCCGTACGAGCCCTCGTACTCCGGGGGGAAGGGCCCGGGCCTGTTCCTCAACGTCGACGGGACCGCGCTGCAGGTCGTCGTCGAGGGCCGGGGCCCCGTGTGCGTGCTCAGCGCCGGACTCGCCATGGCCTGGTTCGACTGGGACGCCGTCGCCGCGCTACTCGTCGCCGAGGGCTGCACCGTCGTCCGCTTCGACCGGCCCGGACACGGTCTGAGCGCCCCCGCCACCGCACCGCCCACCACCGCCGGGGAGGCCCACCGGATCGCCGGACTCCTCGACGCGCTGGGACACGGAGGGCCCGCGGCCGCCCCGGTCACCGTCGTCGGGCACTCGATCGCCGCCTTCCACACCGAGGGCTTCGCCCGCCTGTACCCGGAGCGCACCGCCGCCCTGGTCCTCCTCGACGCCAGCGTCGAGGAGGATCCCCGTACGGTCCTGCCCGCCGCGCTGCGCACCGGCGCCGCCCGCGTCCTCGGCCGGGCCGTGACCGCCGCCGGGTTGCCGGCCGCACTGGGTCCCGCCGTCCGGCGCGCCACCGTACGGGCTTCCCGCACGGGCGGCGGCGACCCGGCCGCGCCGGACCTCGTACGCCGCTGCTACCGCACCGGCCGCGTCTGGCGCGGAGCCCTGCTGGAGAACTCCCGCTACCTGGACATGGCCGCCGAACTGGCGGCGCTGCGCCGCACCCGCCCGCTGACCGCCCCCACCACCGTGCTCGCCGGTCACGACGGAACGTCCGGCCGCGGCGCGCTGCGCTGGCTGGCCCGCCAGGCGGACCTCGCCGACCGGCTCGGCGCCCGCTTCGAGGTCGCCGAGCCCGCAGGCCACCTGGTCATGCTCGACCGTCCGGACCAGGTGGCCCGGACGGTCGTGGAGACGAGTGAGCGGGAGCGGGAGCCGGAGCGGCGGGACGTGTACTGA
- a CDS encoding NAD+ synthase, with amino-acid sequence MPQLRLALNQIDSHVGNIAANADSVVHWTRHSAEQGAHLVAFPEMMLTGYPVEDLALRGSFVEASRGALRDLAERLAAEGFGELPVVVGYLDRTEKATPRLGRPAGSPENAAAVLHGGRVVLRFAKHHLPNYGVFDEFRYFVPGNTQPVIRVRGVDVALAICEDLWQEGGRVPATRSAGAGLLVSINASPYERNKDDVRLELVQKRAQEAGCTLAYLAMIGGQDELVFDGDSIVVGADGEVIARAPQFSEGCVLVDLDLPAARADAPEGVVDDGLRIDRVVLSEEPVDPYEPVVTGGYADRLDDDEEVYDALVVGLRAYVKKNGFRSVLVGLSGGIDSALVAAIACDAVGAQNVYGVSMPSKYSSEHSKGDAADLAERTGLNFRTVPIEPMFDAYMGSLGLTGLAEENLQSRLRGTMLMAVSNQEGHIVLAPGNKSELAVGYSTLYGDSVGAYGPIKDVYKSDVFRLARYRNRAAAERGETPPIPENSIVKPPSAELRPGQVDTDSLPDYPVLDAILALYVDRDQGLDEIVAAGFDAELVAKTLRMVDTAEYKRRQYPPGTKISAKGFGKDRRLPITNGWREQA; translated from the coding sequence GTGCCTCAACTACGCCTCGCTCTGAATCAGATCGACTCGCACGTCGGCAACATCGCCGCGAACGCCGACTCGGTCGTCCACTGGACCCGGCACTCCGCCGAGCAGGGCGCCCACCTGGTGGCGTTCCCGGAGATGATGCTGACCGGGTACCCCGTCGAGGACCTCGCCCTGCGCGGCTCCTTCGTCGAGGCCTCCCGCGGCGCACTGCGCGACCTCGCGGAGCGGCTGGCCGCCGAGGGCTTCGGCGAACTGCCGGTCGTCGTCGGCTACCTCGACCGGACCGAGAAGGCGACGCCCCGCCTCGGGCGCCCGGCCGGCTCCCCGGAGAACGCGGCGGCCGTCCTGCACGGCGGCCGGGTGGTGCTCCGCTTCGCCAAGCACCACCTGCCCAACTACGGCGTGTTCGACGAGTTCCGGTACTTCGTGCCGGGCAACACGCAGCCGGTGATCCGGGTGCGCGGCGTCGACGTGGCCCTGGCCATCTGCGAGGACCTCTGGCAGGAGGGCGGCCGGGTCCCGGCCACCCGCTCCGCCGGGGCCGGGCTGCTGGTCTCGATCAACGCCTCCCCGTACGAGCGCAACAAGGACGACGTACGCCTCGAACTGGTGCAGAAGCGCGCCCAGGAGGCCGGCTGCACCCTCGCCTACCTGGCGATGATCGGCGGCCAGGACGAGCTGGTCTTCGACGGCGACTCGATCGTCGTCGGCGCCGACGGCGAGGTCATCGCCCGCGCCCCGCAGTTCTCCGAGGGCTGCGTCCTGGTCGACCTCGACCTGCCGGCCGCGCGCGCCGACGCCCCCGAGGGCGTGGTGGACGACGGGCTGCGCATCGACCGCGTCGTCCTGTCCGAGGAGCCGGTGGATCCGTACGAGCCGGTCGTGACCGGCGGCTACGCCGACCGGCTCGACGACGACGAGGAGGTCTACGACGCGCTGGTCGTGGGCCTGCGCGCGTACGTGAAGAAGAACGGATTCCGCTCCGTCCTGGTCGGGCTCTCCGGAGGCATCGACTCCGCGCTCGTCGCCGCCATCGCCTGCGACGCGGTCGGCGCGCAGAACGTGTACGGCGTCTCGATGCCCTCGAAGTACTCCTCGGAGCACTCCAAGGGCGACGCGGCCGACCTGGCCGAGCGCACCGGCCTGAACTTCCGGACCGTGCCGATCGAGCCGATGTTCGACGCCTACATGGGCTCGCTGGGCCTCACCGGCCTGGCCGAGGAGAACCTCCAGTCCCGGCTGCGCGGCACCATGCTGATGGCCGTCTCCAACCAGGAGGGCCACATCGTGCTGGCCCCCGGCAACAAGTCGGAGCTGGCCGTCGGCTACTCCACCCTGTACGGCGACTCGGTCGGCGCGTACGGCCCGATCAAGGACGTCTACAAGAGCGACGTCTTCCGGCTCGCCCGGTACCGCAACCGGGCCGCGGCCGAGCGCGGCGAGACCCCGCCGATCCCGGAGAACTCGATCGTGAAGCCGCCGAGCGCCGAGCTGCGCCCCGGGCAGGTGGACACCGACTCGCTGCCGGACTACCCGGTGCTGGACGCGATCCTCGCCCTGTACGTGGACCGGGACCAGGGCCTGGACGAGATCGTGGCGGCCGGCTTCGACGCCGAGCTGGTCGCGAAGACCCTGCGGATGGTCGACACGGCCGAGTACAAGCGGCGCCAGTACCCGCCGGGCACGAAGATCTCCGCGAAGGGCTTCGGCAAGGACCGCCGGCTGCCCATCACCAACGGCTGGCGCGAACAGGCGTAG